GAAGAGGGAGCGTGAGCGTGCAGAGCTGTGGCGGGGGTtggaggagcagaaggagaggaggctgctgaCCCTGGGGGAGACCAGTCGTAATCAGAAGAACCTCCAGGAAAGAGGGGagcctcctcagccctcctcccCACAGACGGCACTCCCTAAGCAGCCAGACCTCAAGGCCAGTGGACCTTCCTCCACCACCTAGAGCCAGACAGAGAATCAGTACCAGAGCCACAGAGTACAGAACATACTGAGAcagttagtacacacacacacacacacacacacacacacacacacacacacacacacacacacacacacacacacacacacacacacacacacacacacacacacacacacacacacacacacacaggcataacgtatactgtatacacacactcatgcaaagcgttcataaatacaaaatatgaatcgactcacaaacacacactgaataCACAGCCTGAATACACAGACTGAATACACAGACTGAATACATAGACTGAATACCCATACTGAATACATAGACTGAATACACAGACTGAATACACAGCCTGAATACATAGCCTGATTACACACACTGAATACATAGACTGAATACACAGACTGAATACACAGACTGAATCAACATACTGAATACACAGACTGAATACACAGACTGAATAcacagactgaacacacacactgaacacacacacagaatacacaGACTGAATGCACAGACTGAATACATAGACTGAATACACAGACTGAATATACACAGACTGAATACATTTACTGAATACACACATTGAATACATAGACTGAATACATAGACTGAATACACATACTGAATACATAGACTGAATACATAGACTGAATACATAGACTGAATCAACAGACTGAGTACACAGACTGAATACATAGACTGAATAAACAGACTGAATACACAGACTGAATACACACACTGAATACACAGACTGAATCAACATACTGAATGCATAGACTGAATACATAGACTGAATACACAGACTGAATATACACAGACTGAATACACAGACTGAATCAACAGACTGAATACACATACTGAATACATAGACTGAATAAACAGACTGAATACACAGACTGAATACACACACTGAATACACACACTGAATACATAGACTGAATACAGACTGAATACATAGACTGAATACACACATTGAATACATAGACTGAATACATAAACTGAATACACATACTGAATACATAGACTGAATACACAGACTGAATACATAGACTGAATACACACATTGAATACATAGACTGAATACATAGACTGAATACACAGACTGAATACACAGACTGAATACACAGACTGAATACATAGACTGAATTACACAGACTGAATACATAGACTGAATACACAGACTGAATACACAGACTGAATACACAGACTGAATACATAGACTGAAAACATAGACTGAATACACAGACTGAATACATAGACTGAATAGACTTACTGAATACATAGACTGAATACATAGACTGAATACACAGACTGAATACACAGACTGAATACATAGACTGAATACACAGACTGAATACATAGACTGAATACACAGCCTGAATACATTGACTGAATACACATACTGAATACATAGACTGAATACACAGACTGAATACACAGACTGAATCAACATACTGAATACACAGACTGAATACATAGACTGAATACACAGACTGAATACACTGCCTGAATACACACACTGAATACACAGACCGAATACACAGACTGAATACACAGCCTGAATACACAGCCTGAATACATAGACTGAATACACAGCCTGAATACACACACTGAATACATAGACTGAATACACAGCCTGAATACACAGACTGAATTACACAAGCAGCCCTGTACACAAGTGGTTCCCAACATTTTTTTAACTGAGGCACACCTTGATTCTGCCCTTACAATCTTCTATTTATTTGTATATTGGTAATGACCTCCATCTCATCTGACCCATACAGCAAAATCATCTATTTCCTGTGACAAACGTTTATTatagattaaattgtttttttgtttgttaactATTTTCATAGTTCCTTACTCATGACGATTAATTTGTGTGTACCCCTTTAAGTGTTTCCCGCGAATTCACGCACTATAAGAAAACAAATGTATCTACGGTAAAATAGGTGTTTATTTTTTAACAGACatccgtttttatttttttctgtcgTTAATTAAGGTGCAACCACGGACACAAAGCCATCCATGCTCCGTTTGTTTATATGGTACAGCTAACAGAGCATTCACACCTATCCACGCTAGCCCTGCCCTCATGtgggtgctaacaagctagcaagcaagctagGTAGTGCTATGTATCAACAGCCATTGTCAGCCAATTCAGTAACGGGTTGGAAGCTATGTGAGCTTTCGATTGGTCACTTGCGTCGCGATATCTCTGAGGATTTGCATAAAGTTGAGCGTTACCCAACTTTAGTCCCACCCTGTTCAGTTCCCTTTCCCCGCCCGCTTCCCCTCGCCCGCTTCCCCTCGCCCGCTTCCCCTCGCCCGCTTCCCCTCGCCCACTTCCCCTCGCCCGCTTCCCCTCGCCCATTTCACCTCGCCCGCCTCCCCTCGCCCGCTTCCCCTCGCCCGCTTCCCCTCGCCCACTTCCCCACGCCCGCTTCCCCTCGCCCGCTTCCCCTCGCCCGCTTCCCCTCGCCCACTTCCCCACGCCCGCTTCCCCTCGCCCACTTCCCCACGCCCGCTTCCCCTCGCCCACTTCCCCTCGCCCACTTCACCTCGCCCACTTCCCCTCGCCCACTTCCCCTCGCCCACTTCCCCTCGCCCACTTCACCTCGCCCACTTCCCCTCGCCCACTTCCCCTCGCCCACTTCACCTCGCCCACTTCACCTCGCCCACTTCCCCTCGCCCACTTCACCTCGCCCACTTCACCTCGCCCACTTCCCCTCGCCCACTTCACCTCGCCCACTTCCCCTCGCCCGCTTCCCCTCGCCCACTTCCCCTCGCCCGCTTCCCCTCGCCCGCTTCCCCTCGCCCGCTTCCCCTCGCCCGCTTCCCCTCGCCCGCTTCCCCTCGCCCACTTCACCTCGCCCACTTCCCCTCGCCCACTTCCCCTCGCCCACTTCCCCTCGCCCACTTCACCTCGCCCACTTCCCCTCGCCCACTTCCCCTCGCCCACTTCACCTCGCCCACTTCCCCTCGCCCACTTCCCCTCGCCCACTTCCCCTCGCCCACTTCCCCTCGCCCATTTCACCTCGCCCACTTCCCCTCGCCCACTTCACCTCGCCCACTTCCCCTCGCCCATTTCACCTCGCCCACTTCCCCTCGCCCACTTCCCCTCGCCCACTTCACCTCGCCCATTTCACCTCGCCCACTTCCCCTCGCCCACTTCACCTCGCCCACTACCCCTCGCCCACTTCCCCTCGCCCACTTCCCCTCGCCTACTTCCCCTCGCCTACTACTCCTGTTTTCCTTCCGTTGAAAAGTGAATGAGGCTCTGTTGTTTCATCGCCCAAAACGTGTTGTGTGGAAATGCACTGTAATCAGATTGGCCCGGTGCTAATGGTTCTCATAGGCCAAGTAAAATGTTACCAATGACTTTGTTTGGTGATGCGCCACCCCTCAAATGATCCAGTTGTAACAATAGCCTGAGAACACTGCCCTTGAAACAACCAGACAGATGAAACCACGTTTAATGTTTTATCTGACTGCCGCTGGGGATCCTAAGTCAACATTCCAGGTGTTATTCCACCGGTCCCGTTTCTAAGTAAGTTTTCATTAACCTTAGAAAAAAGTTTTATGGCAtacacactctcatacacactctcatacacactctcatacacactctcATACCAtacacactctcatacacactctcatacacactctcatacacactcatacacactctcatacacactctcatacacactctcatacacactctcatacacactctcatacacactcatacacactcatacacactctcatacacactctcatacacactcatacacactcatacacactctcatacacactcatacacactctcaTACCATACACACTCTTAACACTACAATACCACACACACTAAAcatattttctccctctctctctgtctcactctctctttctctctctttctctccctctctctttctttctctctctctctctcacacacacacacacacacacacacacacacacacacacacacacacacacacacacacacacacacacacacacacactgagacccaCTGGTACTGGTTCTAGCTGTCAAGGTTTCGATCTGGAACCATCTTCCCAGTTCTgcgacagggactttttactgtCCCAAAAGATGAAGAGgaatgatgatgacgatgatgaagtTAAAATAATATTGTTCCTTCTTGTATTCTTCTCAACTGCTGATGTTTTTATATGTCTGAATATTaccatattatgaccatattataaccatgttatgaccatattatgaccatattatgaccatattatgaccatattatgaccatatgatatattatgaccatattatgaccatatgacatattatgaccatattataaccatgttatgaccatattataaccatattatgacatattatgaccatattatgacatattatgaccatatgacatattatgaccatattataaccatattatgaccatatgacatattatgaccatattatgaccatattatgaccttatgacatattatgaccaTAGTATGAccatgttatgaccatattatgaccatattataaccatattatgaccatattatgaccatgttatgaccatattatgaccatgttatgaccatgttatgaccatgttatgaccatattataaccatattatgaccatattatgaccatgttatgaccatattatgaccatattataaccatattatgaccatatgatatattatgaccatattatgaccatattatgaccttatgacatattatgaccaTAGTATGAccatgttatgaccatattatgaccatattataaccatattatgaccatattatgaccatgttatgaccatattatgaccatattatgaccatgttatgaccatgttatgaccatgttatgaccatattataaccaTATTATGACCATGTTATGAccatgttatgaccatattatgaccatattatgaccatgttatgaccatattataaccatattatgaccatattataaccatattatgaccatattatgaccatattatgaccatatgacatattatgacatattgtgaccatattatgaccataatatgaccatattataaccaTATTATAACCATATTATTATAGTGCTGGTTGGAGACTTTAGTGTAGCACTCCCAAAGCAAAACTAGAGCACGGCCCAAATCACAACCTATTCACTacgtagtgcagtacttttgaccagggcccatagataGGGttagcccatagggaatagggtgccatttgggattcagacgGTGTTTGATTTGTGATGACCCTTATGCTGCTGAGATGCTGCGACCCCTGACCCCTGCTAGATTAAAACTGTTCTGTCATTATTATTGTCTGTTTATAATTGACTGATTAATTGGTTGATTAATTGGTTGGttaattaatttttttaattggtTGGTTAATTGATTTTTTTAAtttgttggttgattgatttGTTAATTGTTTGGAGAATTGATTTGTTAATTGGTTGGTTGATTTATTTGTTAATTGGTTGGTTGATTTATTTGTTAATTGGTTGGTTAATTGATTTGttaattggttggttgattgattgagagTCAGAATACGACATGTTCTTTTAGCAATATTCACATTTGTTTGGGATAATGTGTGTAGGGGGGTACGATACGGAGGGGGTGTTTCTGTGACCCCTCCTTAGGGTTgtatcccaaattacaccctattccctgtgtagtgcactacttatgaccaggacctataggggtctggtcaaaagtagtgcgctatatagggaatagggtgacatttgggatgtaaCCGCATGTCTACCACCTTGAATTTTGTCCTTAATATCACACTGTCTTACTGTACGTCTGTGTATTATGATTCACTCATTTGATGAAATGATTTACAATTCGTTTTTATAttgttgttatgttttttgtatgtTGATTTGGTTGATATCTGACATTTATGATATTCTTTATTCGATCTCTGGAATTGTGACCTTATTGCAGGAAGTTGGCAAAGATTagaagttagtgtgtgtgtgtgtgtgcgtgcgtgcgtgtgcgtgcgtgcgtgcgtgtgtgtgtgtgattgtacgAGTGTAACAGTGACAGGAGATGTGTATAGGAACAGGGTTTGAATC
Above is a window of Salmo trutta unplaced genomic scaffold, fSalTru1.1, whole genome shotgun sequence DNA encoding:
- the LOC115184993 gene encoding vegetative cell wall protein gp1-like codes for the protein MYQQPLSANSFPFPARFPSPASPRPLPLARFPSPTSPRPLPLAHFTSPASPRPLPLARFPSPTSPRPLPLARFPSPASPRPLPHARFPSPTSPRPLPLAHFPSPTSPRPLPLAHFPSPTSPRPLHLAHFPSPTSPRPLHLAHFTSPTSPRPLHLAHFTSPTSPRPLHLAHFPSPASPRPLPLARFPSPASPRPLPLARFPSPASPRPLHLAHFPSPTSPRPLPLAHFTSPTSPRPLPLAHFTSPTSPRPLPLAHFPSPTSPRPFHLAHFPSPTSPRPLPLAHFTSPTSPRPLPLAHFTSPISPRPLPLAHFTSPTTPRPLPLAHFPSPTSPRLLLLFSFR